In a genomic window of Bosea sp. F3-2:
- a CDS encoding acetyl-CoA C-acyltransferase family protein: MTDVFVVAARRSAIGTFGGSLKDVAPGDLGSALVRSAVADSGVDSSEIDHVAWGQVIQTEPRDAYIARIAAVNGGVPVETPAMTVNRLCGSGLQAVITAAQAIMLGDAEITLGGGSESMSRAPFLSPAMRWGVKMGDTVVVDMLDGALRDPFGRMLMGVTAENVAARYSIDRQTQDALAVESHRRASHAIREGRFKDQITGIEIKTRAGPAIFAEDEHVRHDAKEADLSGLRTVFKKDGGSVTAGNASGINDGAAAVVLASGDAVRKTGAKPLARLVAYGHAGVDPEYMGIGPVPATRKALAKAGLKVGDLSVIESNEAFAAQACAVSRELDFDPATVNPNGSGISLGHPVGATGAINVVKAVHELRRIGGRYALVTMCIGGGQGIAAIFERA; encoded by the coding sequence ATGACGGATGTCTTTGTTGTTGCAGCGCGTCGAAGCGCGATTGGCACCTTTGGTGGGTCGCTGAAGGATGTTGCCCCCGGGGATCTGGGGAGCGCCTTGGTCAGGAGCGCCGTTGCCGATAGCGGCGTGGACTCCTCCGAAATTGACCATGTCGCCTGGGGCCAGGTCATCCAAACGGAGCCCCGCGACGCGTACATCGCGCGTATTGCCGCGGTGAATGGTGGCGTCCCCGTCGAGACGCCGGCGATGACGGTCAATCGCCTCTGCGGCTCCGGGCTCCAGGCCGTGATCACGGCAGCGCAGGCAATTATGCTCGGCGACGCCGAGATAACACTCGGCGGCGGTTCCGAGAGCATGAGCCGCGCGCCTTTTCTCTCCCCTGCCATGCGCTGGGGCGTGAAGATGGGTGATACGGTGGTCGTCGACATGCTGGACGGCGCGCTGCGCGATCCTTTTGGCCGGATGCTGATGGGCGTGACGGCGGAGAACGTCGCCGCGCGCTATAGCATCGACCGTCAGACGCAGGACGCGCTGGCCGTCGAAAGCCACCGGCGGGCTTCCCACGCGATCCGAGAAGGCCGTTTCAAGGACCAGATCACCGGTATCGAGATCAAGACGCGCGCGGGGCCGGCGATCTTCGCCGAGGACGAGCATGTTCGCCACGACGCGAAGGAGGCCGACCTCTCCGGGCTACGCACCGTCTTCAAGAAGGATGGGGGCTCGGTCACGGCCGGCAACGCTTCCGGCATCAATGACGGCGCGGCGGCGGTCGTGCTTGCCAGCGGCGACGCCGTCCGCAAGACCGGCGCGAAGCCACTCGCACGGCTTGTCGCCTACGGCCATGCCGGCGTCGATCCCGAATATATGGGCATCGGGCCGGTCCCCGCGACACGCAAGGCGCTGGCGAAGGCTGGACTCAAGGTCGGCGACCTCTCCGTCATCGAATCGAACGAGGCTTTTGCGGCTCAAGCCTGCGCCGTCTCCCGCGAGCTCGATTTCGATCCGGCCACCGTCAATCCGAACGGCAGCGGAATCTCGCTCGGCCACCCGGTCGGCGCGACCGGGGCGATCAACGTCGTGAAGGCGGTTCACGAACTCCGGCGCATCGGCGGTCGCTACGCCCTGGTGACCATGTGCATCGGCGGCGGGCAAGGCATTGCGGCGATCTTCGAGCGGGCCTGA
- a CDS encoding LysR family transcriptional regulator has protein sequence MKIDLNDYAYFAEVVAHGGFAPAGRALREPKSKLSRRIAALEERLGLRLIERSSRRFRVTDTGLAFYDRCRAIMAEAEQAEALVMQAQLEPHGRIRFSCPTGMLEPISGLISSFLAKYPKVRLQLVATDRPVDLIAERIDLALRVRAALTSDAALTMRTLGLSTRILVAAPRLASQVADVTQLAALPTLATSDDADDLEWQLESEDGGTRAVRITPRMGCADMMAVRQAAIDGLGVAILPDHVCREALSDGRLVRVLPAWHGLKGIVHLVFTTRRGLPPAVRGLIDHLAAGFQRELAAKASM, from the coding sequence ATGAAGATCGACTTGAACGACTACGCCTATTTCGCCGAGGTCGTGGCTCACGGTGGCTTCGCCCCGGCCGGCCGGGCGCTGCGCGAACCCAAATCGAAGCTCAGCCGGCGCATTGCAGCGCTGGAGGAGCGGCTTGGGCTACGGCTGATCGAACGATCAAGCCGGCGCTTCCGCGTGACCGATACGGGCCTTGCCTTTTACGATCGCTGCCGGGCGATCATGGCGGAGGCGGAGCAGGCCGAGGCGCTGGTCATGCAGGCTCAGTTGGAACCGCATGGCCGCATCCGCTTCAGCTGTCCCACCGGCATGTTGGAGCCGATCTCGGGCCTGATATCGTCCTTCCTGGCCAAATATCCCAAGGTGCGTCTGCAGCTCGTTGCGACTGACCGGCCCGTCGATCTGATCGCGGAGCGGATCGATCTGGCGCTGCGGGTTCGCGCGGCCCTGACGAGCGACGCCGCCCTGACGATGCGCACGCTTGGGCTCTCGACACGCATTCTCGTCGCCGCGCCACGGCTCGCGAGCCAGGTGGCCGACGTTACCCAGTTGGCCGCGCTGCCCACCCTCGCGACCAGTGACGATGCGGACGATCTGGAATGGCAGCTCGAATCCGAAGACGGCGGCACTCGCGCCGTCCGTATCACGCCACGGATGGGTTGCGCCGATATGATGGCGGTTCGCCAGGCCGCTATCGACGGACTGGGCGTTGCGATCTTGCCCGATCATGTCTGCCGTGAAGCGCTGTCCGACGGGCGCCTCGTCCGGGTCCTGCCAGCTTGGCACGGGCTTAAAGGCATCGTGCACTTGGTCTTCACAACTCGGCGCGGGCTGCCTCCAGCGGTCCGGGGACTGATCGATCATCTCGCGGCTGGATTTCAGAGAGAGTTGGCCGCGAAGGCGTCGATGTGA
- a CDS encoding ABC transporter ATP-binding protein: protein MTARQHTVFIRYGLVKSGRPMASAAISFDSVALRIAGSTIYEDLSFEVAAGEFLCLLGPSGCGKSTALRLMGDLMPHSGGRIRIKGQPPSQAWNQMAYVFQSPRLLPWKSAIDNAAFGLELRMPAMPVAERQERALLQMRRVGLGEDGHKMPAVLSGGEKQRVAIARAFALDPDIILMDEPFSALDPNTRTRLRRQVVELWQGSGKTVVFVTHDIDEALMLADRIIVLRPKPATVARTLTIATPRPRDVENEAALRAMRAELAALFHEMGEPEHEEITA from the coding sequence TTGACAGCGAGACAACATACCGTCTTTATACGATACGGTTTAGTAAAGTCAGGGCGGCCGATGGCTTCTGCGGCGATCTCGTTCGATAGTGTCGCGCTGCGCATTGCAGGTTCCACAATCTATGAGGATCTGAGCTTCGAGGTCGCGGCGGGAGAGTTTCTCTGCCTTCTGGGGCCATCGGGCTGCGGCAAGTCCACCGCCTTGCGGCTCATGGGCGACCTCATGCCTCACTCGGGCGGTCGCATCCGGATCAAAGGCCAGCCTCCGTCGCAGGCCTGGAACCAGATGGCCTATGTTTTCCAGTCGCCGCGGCTGCTGCCGTGGAAGAGCGCGATCGATAATGCTGCATTCGGGCTCGAACTTCGGATGCCGGCGATGCCCGTCGCCGAGCGCCAGGAGCGCGCGCTGCTGCAGATGCGGCGTGTCGGCCTGGGCGAGGACGGGCACAAGATGCCGGCAGTGCTGTCTGGCGGCGAGAAGCAGCGCGTCGCCATCGCGCGGGCCTTCGCCCTCGATCCCGACATCATTCTGATGGACGAGCCGTTCTCGGCGCTGGATCCCAACACCCGCACGCGCCTGCGCCGTCAGGTCGTCGAGCTCTGGCAGGGCTCCGGCAAGACGGTCGTCTTCGTCACCCACGACATCGACGAAGCGCTGATGCTGGCCGACCGCATCATCGTGCTGCGGCCCAAGCCTGCGACGGTTGCGCGAACGCTGACGATCGCCACGCCGCGCCCGCGTGATGTCGAAAACGAAGCGGCGCTGCGCGCCATGCGTGCCGAACTGGCCGCACTGTTCCATGAGATGGGCGAACCCGAGCACGAGGAGATCACGGCATGA
- a CDS encoding LysR family transcriptional regulator, whose product MFELSQLRSFVAVASELHFGRAAKRLHITQPPLSRQIQTLEQTLKVALFNRTSRSVELTSAGRAFLAEARGILQRSEVAMKIAREAAQPSAGTVRVGFAAASTYDYLPRLVRRARTDLPHIELIFEELSSVEQEEALAFGRIDIGVARPVSVHEDFDSACVYRSGFALALPVEHHLAGRRRPQLAQIHREPFIMYSTAGRFMHDVLIGAFRAAGVQPNFVQFMSQAQGIVSLVSTGLGIAIVPEETRNACFDNVVLRPIQLGQSAATEFHVVWRRDNRNPALPSLRQLMLALN is encoded by the coding sequence ATGTTCGAGCTTTCCCAGCTCCGCTCCTTCGTCGCGGTCGCGTCCGAGCTCCATTTCGGACGGGCGGCTAAACGCCTTCACATCACGCAGCCTCCCCTCAGCCGTCAGATTCAGACGCTGGAACAGACGCTGAAGGTCGCGCTGTTCAATCGCACGAGCCGCTCCGTCGAGCTGACTTCGGCTGGCCGGGCTTTCCTGGCGGAGGCGCGCGGGATCCTGCAGCGCAGCGAAGTGGCTATGAAGATCGCGCGGGAGGCGGCACAGCCCTCGGCGGGCACCGTCAGAGTCGGGTTCGCAGCAGCGTCAACCTATGACTACTTGCCGCGCTTGGTGCGCCGCGCACGGACGGACCTCCCCCATATCGAGCTCATCTTCGAGGAGCTCAGTTCCGTCGAGCAGGAGGAGGCGCTCGCCTTTGGCAGGATCGATATCGGCGTCGCCAGACCTGTCAGCGTCCACGAGGATTTTGACTCGGCTTGTGTCTACCGCTCGGGTTTCGCGCTCGCCCTTCCAGTCGAGCATCATCTCGCCGGCAGGCGCCGTCCGCAGCTCGCGCAAATTCACCGCGAGCCCTTCATCATGTATTCAACTGCCGGCCGATTTATGCACGATGTCCTCATCGGTGCGTTCCGGGCAGCCGGTGTTCAGCCAAATTTCGTACAATTCATGAGCCAGGCCCAGGGCATCGTCTCTCTCGTCAGCACCGGCCTCGGTATAGCGATTGTTCCAGAAGAAACGCGCAATGCGTGTTTCGACAATGTCGTCCTCCGGCCGATCCAGCTCGGCCAATCAGCAGCAACGGAGTTCCATGTTGTTTGGCGTCGCGATAATCGCAATCCCGCTCTTCCATCGCTGCGACAGCTCATGCTTGCCCTGAACTGA
- a CDS encoding mandelate racemase/muconate lactonizing enzyme family protein produces the protein MSWTIAANPLTAGLEAGEATTDRIAWVKLSLVFLPLAAPISDAKVLTGRQRPLTEIAFLFAEIETEQGHSGIGYSYSKRAGGSGQFAHAKEIAHELIGEDPNDIARLWDKLVWAGASVGRSGLSTQAIAAFDIALWDLKAKRARLPLAKLLGAHRDSVRCYNTSGGYLSMPIEEVKDRVSMALENGIGAIKLKVGQPDPNVDLKRIEAVREHIGDVPLAIDANQQWDRTTALRFGRIAEQFNLTWIEEPLDAYDYEGHAALAAELATPIATGEMLTSVDEHYELIRHNSVDFIQPDAPRVGGVTPFLKILALADHRKLQLAPHYCMEIHLHLTAAYGREPWVEHFEWSEAMFNETLEIRNGRMIVPNRPGLGFSLSEQARSWTQEQAEVGKRR, from the coding sequence ATGTCATGGACCATCGCGGCCAATCCGCTCACCGCCGGCCTCGAAGCGGGCGAGGCGACGACCGACCGAATCGCCTGGGTCAAGCTGTCACTGGTCTTCCTCCCGCTGGCGGCCCCCATAAGCGACGCGAAGGTGCTGACGGGGCGCCAAAGGCCTTTGACCGAGATCGCCTTCCTCTTTGCCGAGATCGAAACCGAGCAGGGCCATAGCGGCATTGGTTACAGCTACTCCAAGCGCGCCGGCGGCTCCGGCCAGTTCGCTCATGCCAAGGAGATCGCGCATGAGCTGATAGGCGAGGATCCGAACGACATCGCCCGGCTCTGGGATAAGCTTGTCTGGGCCGGCGCCTCGGTGGGTCGCAGCGGATTGTCGACACAGGCGATCGCCGCCTTCGACATCGCGCTCTGGGACCTGAAGGCCAAGCGCGCCCGGCTGCCGCTTGCGAAGCTGCTTGGCGCACACCGGGACTCGGTGCGCTGCTACAACACCTCCGGCGGTTACCTTTCGATGCCGATCGAGGAGGTCAAGGACCGGGTGTCGATGGCCCTCGAAAACGGCATCGGCGCGATTAAGCTCAAGGTCGGCCAGCCCGATCCGAACGTCGACCTGAAGCGCATCGAAGCTGTTCGCGAGCATATCGGCGACGTGCCGCTGGCCATCGACGCGAACCAGCAATGGGACCGCACGACGGCTCTGCGGTTCGGCCGCATCGCCGAACAGTTCAACCTGACTTGGATCGAGGAGCCGCTCGACGCCTACGACTACGAAGGACATGCCGCGCTCGCGGCCGAACTCGCAACTCCCATCGCCACGGGCGAGATGCTGACCAGCGTCGACGAACATTACGAGCTGATCCGGCACAACTCGGTCGACTTCATCCAGCCCGATGCTCCGCGCGTCGGCGGCGTCACACCGTTTCTGAAGATTCTCGCCCTCGCTGACCACCGCAAGCTGCAGCTCGCACCGCATTACTGCATGGAGATCCACCTCCATCTCACAGCCGCCTATGGCCGCGAGCCATGGGTCGAGCATTTCGAATGGTCGGAAGCGATGTTCAACGAGACGCTCGAGATCAGGAACGGCCGCATGATCGTGCCTAACCGGCCCGGCCTCGGCTTCAGCCTTAGCGAGCAGGCCCGCAGTTGGACCCAGGAACAGGCCGAGGTCGGCAAGCGGAGGTGA
- a CDS encoding MqnA/MqnD/SBP family protein, with translation MRQGCTRRTALGMALALPLATGAQAQAATLKFGYLADPSHEAALWALRNGKVASPTLRIESTPLDIAALIQATAARSYDVIETAAIAVPRARERGLDLRIIGTGLRYHTSGEGSDIWVRRDSPIKSAADLKGKKLAIYAIGSAGTTLIRIALADVHGFNVAQRGGDIELVEMPAPAMPAALAAGRVDAATLIHAQAFQAQTTGEFVSIARTAGDMTQRFGVRMVSAVLAGYGDKLDAQPALYQEFLRALRASVDYALANQDEVFAAVGKETQTDPEFFKAWFTRFSEFPVTLLPDDVKAIDILWKRSVEMGILTKLPPMNEAIWQKVNRG, from the coding sequence ATGAGGCAGGGCTGTACGAGGCGAACCGCGCTGGGCATGGCGTTGGCTCTGCCGTTGGCGACCGGCGCGCAGGCCCAGGCCGCCACGCTCAAGTTCGGCTATCTCGCCGATCCGTCGCATGAAGCCGCGTTGTGGGCTTTGCGGAACGGCAAGGTGGCTTCTCCGACGCTGCGCATCGAGAGCACGCCGCTCGATATCGCGGCGCTGATCCAGGCGACCGCCGCGCGCAGCTACGACGTCATCGAGACCGCCGCAATCGCGGTGCCGCGCGCTCGGGAACGTGGGCTCGACCTGCGCATCATCGGCACCGGCCTGCGCTATCACACGTCCGGCGAGGGTTCCGACATCTGGGTCAGGCGCGACAGCCCGATCAAGTCCGCCGCCGACCTCAAGGGCAAGAAGCTCGCGATCTACGCGATCGGCTCGGCAGGCACGACGCTGATCCGGATCGCGCTCGCCGATGTGCACGGCTTCAACGTCGCCCAGCGCGGCGGCGATATCGAACTCGTCGAGATGCCGGCGCCGGCCATGCCGGCCGCGCTGGCGGCGGGCCGGGTCGATGCGGCGACGCTGATCCATGCCCAGGCCTTCCAGGCGCAGACGACGGGCGAATTCGTTTCGATCGCCCGCACGGCCGGCGACATGACGCAGCGCTTCGGCGTCCGCATGGTTTCCGCCGTGCTGGCCGGATATGGCGACAAGCTCGACGCCCAACCGGCACTTTACCAGGAGTTCCTGCGCGCGCTGCGGGCTTCGGTCGATTACGCGCTCGCCAACCAGGACGAGGTCTTCGCAGCCGTCGGCAAGGAGACGCAGACCGACCCCGAGTTCTTCAAGGCCTGGTTCACGCGCTTTTCCGAGTTCCCGGTGACGCTGCTGCCCGACGACGTCAAGGCGATCGACATCCTCTGGAAACGCTCGGTCGAGATGGGGATCCTGACAAAGCTGCCGCCGATGAACGAGGCGATCTGGCAGAAGGTCAATCGCGGCTGA
- a CDS encoding ABC transporter permease subunit, protein MAEPQAARPRAGLMSHGLAEGAILLFVLLWWSTARGLPAFVLPGPWDVLRTFGTILVEPSLLIHVGVSFARITAALMLTMALAIGLGLAARASELFSLVLEARILLVLNSFPGVGWAILGVMWFGVSNGTVIFIQVAIVLPFCLIAVLEGFRQIDAELEEMGRSFTRRRWLSFTNVTLPLLAPFLISGLRVATGIAWKIALVAELFGAQTGLGYLLVQAQSNANAAMVFAICLVIVVIVFALDRLLLRPLAQAYSRNQGGTS, encoded by the coding sequence ATGGCTGAGCCGCAAGCCGCCCGTCCCCGCGCCGGCCTGATGTCGCACGGTCTCGCGGAAGGCGCGATCCTGCTCTTCGTGCTGTTGTGGTGGTCGACGGCGCGGGGCCTGCCCGCCTTCGTGCTGCCGGGACCCTGGGACGTGCTGCGGACTTTCGGGACGATCCTGGTCGAGCCCTCGCTGCTCATCCATGTCGGCGTCAGCTTCGCCCGGATCACGGCGGCGCTTATGCTCACCATGGCGCTCGCGATCGGGCTCGGACTGGCGGCGCGGGCCTCCGAGCTCTTCTCCCTCGTGCTGGAAGCGCGCATCCTGCTTGTACTGAATTCGTTTCCCGGCGTCGGCTGGGCGATCCTTGGCGTGATGTGGTTCGGCGTCTCGAACGGCACCGTTATCTTCATCCAGGTGGCGATCGTGCTTCCGTTCTGCCTCATCGCCGTGCTCGAAGGCTTTCGCCAGATCGATGCCGAACTGGAGGAGATGGGCCGTAGCTTCACGCGGAGGCGTTGGCTAAGTTTTACCAACGTCACGCTGCCGCTGCTCGCGCCGTTCCTGATCTCGGGCCTGCGCGTGGCAACAGGCATCGCGTGGAAGATCGCGCTCGTCGCCGAACTTTTTGGAGCCCAAACCGGGCTGGGCTACTTGCTCGTTCAGGCGCAGTCCAACGCCAACGCTGCGATGGTTTTCGCCATCTGCCTCGTCATCGTCGTCATCGTCTTCGCGCTGGACCGGCTGCTGCTGCGTCCGCTGGCGCAGGCCTATTCGCGCAATCAGGGAGGAACCTCATGA
- a CDS encoding TetR/AcrR family transcriptional regulator, producing MIAPAPTKRRRPVATSPRDRVARVARDLFIAHGFAAVSIDEIARRAQVSKPTIYAHFGDKERLFLHILETACTRLIAPLISEDARGRPIAEVLRNHAHHYARAVLAPEVVALHRLCVGEAQRFPSISRRYFEQGPEMAHKALAAFLQERADAGEIACADCDLAAWHYASLVIATARTRLLFRVEDAPHWPEIDRMVASAVELFLRGIAADA from the coding sequence ATGATCGCGCCGGCTCCGACGAAGCGGCGACGTCCGGTTGCGACCTCGCCGCGCGATCGCGTGGCGAGGGTCGCGCGCGACCTGTTCATCGCCCATGGTTTCGCCGCCGTCAGCATCGACGAGATCGCGCGCCGCGCCCAGGTCTCGAAGCCGACGATCTATGCCCATTTCGGCGACAAGGAGCGGTTGTTCCTGCATATTCTCGAAACCGCCTGCACAAGGCTGATCGCGCCGCTAATTAGCGAGGATGCGCGGGGTCGGCCGATCGCAGAGGTGCTGCGCAACCACGCCCATCACTATGCACGTGCCGTGCTGGCGCCCGAGGTGGTGGCCCTGCACCGGCTCTGCGTAGGCGAGGCTCAGCGCTTTCCGTCCATCAGCCGGCGCTATTTCGAGCAGGGACCCGAGATGGCCCATAAGGCGTTGGCGGCCTTCCTGCAGGAGCGCGCCGATGCCGGAGAGATCGCTTGCGCCGATTGCGACCTCGCGGCCTGGCACTATGCGTCACTCGTGATCGCGACGGCACGCACGCGCCTGCTGTTCCGCGTCGAGGATGCTCCGCATTGGCCCGAGATCGATCGCATGGTGGCATCAGCCGTCGAACTTTTCCTGCGGGGTATAGCGGCCGACGCTTGA
- a CDS encoding glucose 1-dehydrogenase produces the protein MNSRFDNKVVVVTGGTSGIGRAAAKAFAAEGASVFITGRRQDALDAAVKQIGGKVTGVRGDMSKLADIDRLYDAIQQKHAQIDVVFANAGGGEMAPLGAITEEHYQRTFDTNVKGVLFTVQKALPLLKDGASVILTSSTTSISGTPAFSVYSATKAAVRNFARNWILDLKDRHIRVNAISPGVTETAGLDELFGGGDQAKGTKDYLASLIPAGRVGQPEEIAKAVLFLASDEASFVNGIELFVDGGQVQI, from the coding sequence ATGAACAGCAGATTCGACAACAAGGTTGTGGTCGTCACGGGCGGGACCAGCGGCATCGGCCGCGCGGCCGCCAAAGCTTTCGCCGCCGAAGGTGCCTCGGTGTTCATCACCGGCCGCCGGCAGGACGCGCTCGACGCCGCGGTGAAGCAGATCGGCGGCAAGGTCACCGGTGTCCGCGGGGACATGTCGAAGCTCGCCGACATCGATCGGCTCTACGATGCCATCCAGCAGAAGCATGCGCAGATCGACGTGGTCTTCGCCAATGCGGGCGGCGGTGAAATGGCACCTCTCGGCGCGATCACCGAGGAGCATTACCAGCGCACCTTCGACACCAACGTGAAGGGTGTGCTCTTCACCGTCCAGAAGGCGCTTCCGCTGCTGAAGGACGGGGCTTCGGTTATCCTGACCAGCTCGACCACCAGCATTTCCGGCACGCCGGCCTTCAGCGTCTATTCCGCCACCAAGGCCGCGGTGCGCAACTTCGCCCGGAACTGGATTCTGGATCTCAAGGATCGGCACATCCGCGTCAACGCGATCAGCCCCGGCGTGACCGAGACGGCAGGGCTCGACGAGCTCTTCGGCGGCGGTGACCAGGCGAAAGGCACCAAGGACTATCTCGCCAGCCTGATCCCTGCAGGCAGGGTCGGTCAGCCCGAGGAAATTGCGAAGGCCGTTCTGTTCCTCGCATCCGATGAGGCGAGCTTCGTCAACGGCATCGAGCTCTTCGTCGATGGCGGCCAGGTCCAGATCTGA
- a CDS encoding ester cyclase — MLTNEDIIRSLYALAEASSKDTDRFISLFAEDGYFYDVPGGRKYYGKEIGLPVDAMVAAFPDMHRELYDFYVKDDVVIVELALQGTHKGDFYMAGGILPATGKRMDAPCCDVFHLKDGKVTSFHCYNLPSVILQQLGVLENLGAALNRG, encoded by the coding sequence ATGCTGACCAATGAAGACATCATCCGCAGCCTCTACGCGCTAGCAGAGGCGTCGTCCAAGGACACGGACAGATTCATCTCGCTGTTCGCCGAGGACGGCTATTTCTACGACGTACCGGGCGGCAGGAAATACTATGGCAAGGAGATCGGCCTGCCTGTCGACGCGATGGTCGCGGCGTTTCCTGACATGCATCGCGAGCTGTACGACTTCTACGTGAAAGACGACGTCGTGATCGTCGAATTGGCCCTGCAGGGCACGCATAAGGGCGATTTCTACATGGCCGGCGGGATCTTACCCGCAACCGGCAAAAGGATGGATGCGCCGTGCTGCGACGTGTTCCACCTGAAGGACGGGAAGGTCACCTCCTTCCACTGCTACAACCTGCCGTCGGTCATCCTGCAGCAGCTCGGTGTTCTCGAAAACCTGGGTGCTGCGTTGAATCGCGGATAA
- a CDS encoding ABC transporter permease subunit gives MPVSSAPRGTATSLWRLLQRDIVLHGFTVAFAAAWWGYAQLVPAYLLPGPRPVLQRMAQFLTDPTLTVQLLASLGHVAAALVLSFLIGGTLAVAAHAVPPLRLLIDARMTPLLNAFSGIGWLFLAILWFGINSVTVVFAVTLILTPFTTINIRTGLNELDRELVELGRSLTRSRLPRIRTLIVPMLVPFVFAALRTGFGVAWKVVLTAELFGGNVGVGYLLNTARQEFDTETIFAIIVFIILFVALTETVLFRPLQRRLDRRYRHG, from the coding sequence ATGCCTGTCTCGTCGGCACCGAGGGGGACAGCGACAAGCCTCTGGCGCCTGCTGCAGCGCGACATCGTTCTGCACGGCTTCACCGTTGCCTTCGCGGCGGCATGGTGGGGCTACGCGCAGCTGGTGCCAGCCTATCTCCTGCCGGGCCCCCGGCCGGTGCTGCAGCGCATGGCGCAGTTCCTGACCGACCCCACGCTGACCGTGCAACTTCTGGCTTCGCTGGGCCATGTCGCGGCCGCGCTCGTGCTTTCGTTCTTGATCGGCGGCACGCTCGCGGTCGCCGCCCATGCGGTGCCGCCGTTGCGCCTGTTGATCGATGCGAGGATGACCCCATTGCTCAATGCCTTCTCGGGGATCGGCTGGCTTTTCCTTGCTATACTCTGGTTTGGGATCAACAGCGTGACCGTCGTTTTCGCGGTGACGCTCATCCTGACGCCGTTCACGACCATCAATATCAGGACCGGCCTGAACGAACTCGATCGCGAGCTCGTCGAGCTTGGCCGCAGCCTGACGCGTAGCCGGTTGCCGCGGATCCGGACGTTGATTGTCCCGATGCTCGTGCCTTTCGTCTTCGCCGCGCTGCGGACCGGCTTCGGCGTCGCCTGGAAGGTCGTGCTGACGGCCGAGCTCTTCGGCGGCAATGTCGGCGTCGGCTACCTGCTCAACACGGCGCGGCAGGAGTTCGACACCGAGACGATCTTTGCCATCATCGTCTTCATCATCCTGTTCGTTGCGCTGACGGAGACGGTGCTGTTCCGACCGCTGCAGCGCCGGCTCGACAGGCGTTATCGCCATGGCTGA
- a CDS encoding alpha/beta fold hydrolase, whose product MTAWTTTRIGPAPFIAVDHAGRGELVVFMHGIGGNKRNWHDNLPAFSERFHAVAWDARGYGESDDYEGDLIFRDFSHDLARVLDHFGAAKAHIVGLSMGGRIAMDFVETYPERALTLSLCDTHRGFSHFSEEKKAEFIRLRKEPLVNGGEPKDIAGPVAKTLVSANASQEALDKLIDSMTRLHKASYIKSIESTVRTDTHDRLGEIAVPTHVVCGGEDRLTTPEMAREIAGMIPGAELTIIPGAGHLVNIEKPREFDKAVIGFITRHSRAPAA is encoded by the coding sequence ATGACAGCCTGGACCACGACGCGCATCGGGCCTGCGCCCTTCATCGCCGTCGATCATGCAGGCCGGGGCGAGCTCGTCGTCTTCATGCACGGCATCGGCGGCAACAAGCGCAACTGGCACGACAATCTGCCAGCTTTTTCCGAGCGGTTCCACGCCGTCGCCTGGGATGCGCGTGGCTATGGCGAAAGCGACGATTACGAGGGGGACCTGATTTTCCGCGATTTTTCGCATGATCTGGCGCGTGTGCTGGACCATTTCGGCGCCGCGAAGGCGCATATTGTCGGCCTGTCCATGGGCGGTCGCATCGCCATGGATTTCGTCGAAACCTACCCCGAACGCGCGCTGACGCTTTCGCTATGCGATACGCATCGCGGCTTCTCGCATTTCAGCGAGGAGAAGAAGGCTGAGTTCATCCGACTCAGGAAGGAGCCGCTAGTCAACGGCGGCGAGCCCAAGGACATCGCCGGTCCGGTGGCGAAGACGCTGGTCAGCGCCAATGCCAGCCAGGAAGCGCTCGACAAGCTGATCGACAGCATGACCCGCCTACACAAGGCGAGTTACATCAAGAGCATCGAATCGACGGTGCGTACCGATACCCATGACAGGCTCGGCGAGATCGCGGTGCCGACCCATGTCGTGTGCGGCGGCGAGGACCGGCTGACCACGCCCGAGATGGCGCGCGAGATCGCCGGCATGATCCCCGGCGCGGAGCTGACGATTATTCCGGGCGCCGGCCATCTGGTGAACATCGAAAAGCCGCGCGAATTCGACAAAGCGGTGATTGGCTTCATTACTAGGCATAGTAGAGCGCCCGCCGCATGA